The stretch of DNA CGCGGCGACACCGGACGCCGCGCGGTCGCTCGTGCAGGACGCCTTCCTGCAGCTCTGGGACCACGCGACCGACGTCCGACTCGCATCGGCGTCGCTCCTGCCGTGGCTGCTCGCCGCGTGCGCCGGGCGCGCGTCCGGTGCGCTGCCCGGCGATCCGCTCCGGTTCGTCCGCTCCGACCTGGCCGGCGCATCGAGCGACGACCGCGCGCTCTGCGAGCGGTGCGTCGTGGACGGCCGCTCCTACGCCCAGGCAGCCGACGAGCTCGGACTCCTCCCGTCGGCCCCCGGCCGTTCGAGCCGTCCGGGCCGCGGACCGCGGAAGGCGGTGACGCGTGATGGACACTGAGCCGCCCCGGGGGGACGACCTCCAGCGCCTGCTCGTCACGATGAAGCAGGACGTCCTGGCACGCACCGTGCCCCGGCGCACGCCGCGTCGTCGACGGGTCGGGATCGCGATCGGCGTCGTCGCCGCACTGCTGCTCGGCGCCGCCGGCGGCAGCGTCGCACTCGGGCTGATCCCCGGTCCGGACGCGCAGCCGACCGCACCGACGACCTCACCGACCGCCGTTCCGACGCCGAGCCAGACGCCGGACCGCGCACCGGTCGTCGACAGCCCCCGCCCCACCCCGACGCCGAGCCCGACCTCCACCCGCCGACCGTTCGCGCTCGACGACCCGGGGACGTGGACGATCTCCGGTACCGAGATCGGGCCGATCGCCGTCGAGGGTGACTACTCCGCCGAGACCGATGACCTCACCGCCGCGTTCGTCCACGACCCTTCGTGCTCCGCCGTGTGGAAGCTCCGTGGGTCGAGCGTCCCGGCGCGGGAGCAGCCGACGCTGTTCATCGTGCGGGACGACGCGGGCGGGATCTCCGGCGTGGACATCTCGGGATCGTCCTCCCGAGCCGCTCCGACGACCGTCGAGGGCCTCGGGCTCGGCAGCTCGCTCGACGAGCTCCGTGCGGCCTACCCGGACCTCCGGTACACCGTCTCCGGTGTGGACGACCCCGATCCCGCCGACGGGAACCCCTACGGTGTCTGGACCACGAGCATCAACGGTGTCCACGTCAGCTTCTCCGTGACGTCGACCGAGCCCGTCAGGGACATCTGGGTGAGCGCGGACTCGGCGATCCCGCCGTACGAGTTCTGCGGGTGACGCGGTCGCGCGCCGGTCAGTGGGCGGCGCTCGACCCGCTCCGGAGTCGCCGGAGCCCCTCGTCGATCGAGACCGTCGGCGCCCAGTGCAGGTGGGCCCGTGTCCGCCGCTGGTCGAACCAGTGCGCCGTCGACAGCTGCTCCGCGAGGAACCGCGTCATCGGCGGCTCGTCCGCCCCGGGACGCACCCGCCATGCCGCCTCGACGACCGAGCCCGCCGCGCGGGCCAGCGCCGCGGGCACGTGCAGCCGCGGTGCCGGGACCCCGGACGCCGTGCAGATCCCCGCCAGGAGCTCCCCCACCGGTCGGGGTTCGCCGTTCGTCACGACGTAGGCGTTGCCGTGCAGGGCGTCGTCGGCCGCGTGCTCGAGCGCGGCGACCATCGCCGACGCGGCGTTGTCGACGTAGAGGGTGTCGATGAGCGCTGCGCCCGAGTCGAGGAGCGGCAGCCGCCCGGCGCGTGCGCGGTCGACGATGCGGCCCACCAGCTGGGTGTCCCCCGGCCCCCACACCAGGTGCGGGCGGACGGCGACGACCGCGAAGCCCGGCGCGTCCGCCGCGAGCGCCAGCAGCTCGGCGGCTGCCTTCGTGCGCGCGTAGTGCCCGCGCGCAGCCGTCGGCTCGGCGGGGTCGGCGGCGGCGCCCGCCAGGGACGACCCGGTGTGCGCCACGGACGGCGACGACACGAAGACGAAGCGCCCGACACCGGTGGCGCGTGCGGCATCGAGCAGCGCGCTCGTCCCCGAGACGTTGACGCGGGCGAAGTCGGCCGGGTCACCGGCGAGCGACACCTTCGCGGCCAGGTGCACCACGGCCTCCACGCCGGCGACCGCGCGCGCGACCGCCGCGGTGTCGGTCATCGTGCCGAGGGCGTCCTCCACCCCGTCGACCCCGGACGGCCGGCGCTGGAAGGTCCTGACGTCGTGCCCGGCGTCGCGCACGGCGGCGGCGGTCGCCCGGCCGAGGAACCCGCTGGCCCCGGTGACGAGGACCCTCACGGGCGGACCATCCGGCCGCCGCCGAGCACCGTCGACGCCCATCGCGACAGCCGTGCGCGATCGACCTTCGAGTTGTGCCGGATGTCCGTCGGCAGGACCGGGACGACGAGCACCGCGGCGAGCGGCACCCCTGCGGCCGCACGGACCGCGGCGGCGAGGTCGGCCGCCGCGAGCCCCGGACGTCGTGCCGCGGGGACGGTCTCCACGACGGCGACGACCTGCTGGGTGCCCGTGGGACCGATCCCCGCGATGCCCGCACGGCCGACCCCGTCGACCCGCTCGATCCGCTGCTCGGGCCCGACCGGGGTGACGACGCCGTCCGGGGTCGTCACGACGTGCTGCAGCCGGCCCTCGATCCACAGGCGTCCGCCGGCGTCGAGGTGCCCGACGTCACCGGTGCGGTGTCCACGCGGGTCGTCGACGCCGAGCCGCGACACCCGGTCGGTGCGCCAGAGCCGGTCGTACCGGTCGCGGACGTGCGGTGCTGCGACGACGACCTCGCCGGTGACACCGGCGCGGTCCGTCAGGGCACCGGTCGGCGCGCCGTCGTCGTCGAGCGGCGCGATGCGCACGCGGACCCCGGCCGCTGGCCGCCCGACGCAGATGCCGTCGTCCGGAGCGGCGGCGGCCGACCGCACGCCGTCCAGGTCGACGTCGGTCATCAGCAGCCCCTCGGTCATGCCGTAGGGGGTGTGCGCCGCCGCGTTCGGCATCAGGTCGGTCGCCGAGGCGAGGAGCGAAGCAGACACCGGCGCGCCCGCGGACAGGAACAGGCGCACCCGCGCGAGCGACTCCCGGTCGGTGGCGGTCAGTGCCGAGGCCGTCGCCACGACGTTCGCGAGCGCCGCGGGCGAGAGGAACACCACGGTCGCGTCGGCCGCGGCGACCGCATCGGCCACCGCCCGCGCCGTCAGGGTCCTCGGCGCGGTGACGTCCATGTCCGGCGCGACCGACCGGGCGCCGAGCGCGGGGCCGAGCAGGGCGAACGGTGCGAAGCCCGCGACCAGGCCGGTGCCGACGCCGACGCCGTACTGCGCCGCCAGGACGTCCCGCACCGCGGCGAGCTGCCCGTGCGTGTACACGACGCCCTTCGCCGGCCCGGTGGAGCCCGAGGTGAACAGGACGGCGGCGGGAGCGTCCGGCGAGGGCGCTGCGGGCAGCTCCGCACCGGCCGCGAGTCGACGGGCACCGCGTCGGGCGACCTCGACCAGGGTGTGCTCCACGCCGAGCGCCCGCCGCGCGGGCGCCGGGAGCGTGACCGTCGCGATGCGTCGTCCCGGCCAGCCCAGGGCGCGGGCGGCGGCCAGGCCGGGCAGCGCGCCGATCACCCAGTCCGGTCGGGCACCGCGGACGGCGCGGGTCAGGCCGCGGAGGCCGAGCCCCGCGTCCGCGACGACGACGACGGCACCGATGCGGACGCAGGCGTACAGGACGGCCGTCAGGTCGGCACCGGGCGTGACGAGCAGGGACACCCGGTCACCGGGGCGGACGCCGAGGTCGGCGAGGCCGGCGGCGACCTCACGCACCCGACGGGCGAGCAGCCGCCACGAGACCGTGCGGGGCCCGCCGGCGGTCGCCATCTCGACGAGCGCGGGCTCGTCGCTGTCGCGCAGGTCGTCGAGCGCAGCCCACAGCGGGCGGTGGCCGGGACCCGCGTCGGGCGACGCGTCTCGAGCCGCATCGCTCGAGACCGGTCGGACACCGCGAGCCTCGGCGGCGGCGGCAGGAGCACCGGCACCGGCATCGGCCTGGAGGCTCGGCTCGCCACCGTCGGGCGCGTGGCCCTCCGGCAGGCGGTCACCCAGCCAGTCGAGGACGGTCCCCGCGACGTCGGCGTCGTCCGGCAGCAGGTGCCCGGCACCCTCGAAGCGGTGCACGTCGGCGTGCGGCACCCGGTCGATCAGGTCGTCGAGGTA from Curtobacterium sp. SGAir0471 encodes:
- a CDS encoding alpha/beta fold hydrolase, whose product is MRSGLPRVAASTAPATLPPPLPGLDPAWSRLVTVPASTDGRPGGPPRPARTWHLLDTAGQLDALGVTPVGTLLCVHGNPTWSYLWRTVAARTLDAARAGGPAWRVVAVDQLDMGFSERTADQHRLADRVRDLGALTDELGLTGPVVTLGHDWGGVVSLGWAVDHPDLVVGVATCNTAVHQPDDAPIPAPLRLALRPDVLGRGTVLTPAFLETTLAIAHPKLDRPVADAYRAPYRGAARRGGIGGFVADIPVDATHHSAGELDRIAAGVAALDVPALVMWGPRDPVFLERYLDDLIDRVPHADVHRFEGAGHLLPDDADVAGTVLDWLGDRLPEGHAPDGGEPSLQADAGAGAPAAAAEARGVRPVSSDAARDASPDAGPGHRPLWAALDDLRDSDEPALVEMATAGGPRTVSWRLLARRVREVAAGLADLGVRPGDRVSLLVTPGADLTAVLYACVRIGAVVVVADAGLGLRGLTRAVRGARPDWVIGALPGLAAARALGWPGRRIATVTLPAPARRALGVEHTLVEVARRGARRLAAGAELPAAPSPDAPAAVLFTSGSTGPAKGVVYTHGQLAAVRDVLAAQYGVGVGTGLVAGFAPFALLGPALGARSVAPDMDVTAPRTLTARAVADAVAAADATVVFLSPAALANVVATASALTATDRESLARVRLFLSAGAPVSASLLASATDLMPNAAAHTPYGMTEGLLMTDVDLDGVRSAAAAPDDGICVGRPAAGVRVRIAPLDDDGAPTGALTDRAGVTGEVVVAAPHVRDRYDRLWRTDRVSRLGVDDPRGHRTGDVGHLDAGGRLWIEGRLQHVVTTPDGVVTPVGPEQRIERVDGVGRAGIAGIGPTGTQQVVAVVETVPAARRPGLAAADLAAAVRAAAGVPLAAVLVVPVLPTDIRHNSKVDRARLSRWASTVLGGGRMVRP
- a CDS encoding RNA polymerase sigma factor — protein: MDRDDDQTLVERMARGDRAALATAFDRHAAVLTRGAWGLAATPDAARSLVQDAFLQLWDHATDVRLASASLLPWLLAACAGRASGALPGDPLRFVRSDLAGASSDDRALCERCVVDGRSYAQAADELGLLPSAPGRSSRPGRGPRKAVTRDGH
- a CDS encoding NAD-dependent epimerase/dehydratase family protein gives rise to the protein MRVLVTGASGFLGRATAAAVRDAGHDVRTFQRRPSGVDGVEDALGTMTDTAAVARAVAGVEAVVHLAAKVSLAGDPADFARVNVSGTSALLDAARATGVGRFVFVSSPSVAHTGSSLAGAAADPAEPTAARGHYARTKAAAELLALAADAPGFAVVAVRPHLVWGPGDTQLVGRIVDRARAGRLPLLDSGAALIDTLYVDNAASAMVAALEHAADDALHGNAYVVTNGEPRPVGELLAGICTASGVPAPRLHVPAALARAAGSVVEAAWRVRPGADEPPMTRFLAEQLSTAHWFDQRRTRAHLHWAPTVSIDEGLRRLRSGSSAAH